The Mucilaginibacter terrae region TACTGGAATACTGCCGGTTTTTTTATGTGTAACTATTTCTTCATTTCACTAATTGGGTTAGGTGTGTTTATAATGGTTTTTAACAATAACTACTTGCATACAATCGATTGTATACAAGTAGTTAGAGTTTATGGTATAATGCTTGAAAACATTGCAGATGTTAACTGTGATTTACTATTTAAATCACCTAAAATAACACGTGTATATACATCTGTCTGCATGGAGTAGTTAAGCAATTTGGTTTGTACAGGTTTATTCATAAGGTTTAAATCAGGTTTAGAAATAGCTTCAAAAGGTAAACTAATAACAGCTTACTATTTTGCCGCATGCGTTTTATAACTGGTTGATACAACGGGCAGACATTTGGATGGCTACGCGTATTGTTTTATAATTTAGTTAGTCAAAACTATGCTTACACAGTAATGAGCAATAGCACTATTGTATAAATTAATCACCATTATGTTTAATATTTTGTTGCATAGTTGATATGAAGCCAACTTTAATACATCATAAACCCTTAATAACTAATATATTATTACAAACACAACTTAATAACGAGCCTTTAAAAATTCATGATTGTATAAATGTTGTTTTATGAATATAATATCCATAAAACAACATTAGTGTAATTGCAAGTACAATTAAGCTACAGGCGGCGTAAAAATTAACAAATAAACACGAACACGATGAACAAACTAATAAACGACATTTTGTGGAACCAATTTGGTGCAAGCATTGACATGCTTATTAACGTGGTATCAAATTGTGATGACAATTATTTTCAAACCCATAAAAGGTTTTATTACATTACTTATCACAGTATTATTTTTTTAGACTATTATTTGAGTATTCCCCCAAGTGAGTTTTCTCCTATGCTTCCGTTTACTCAAAAAGAATTGGATGACCGGCCAGCGGAAGCAATTGATGACTTAATACCTGATAAAATTTATACAAAACAAGAGCTCTTAAACTATCTTG contains the following coding sequences:
- a CDS encoding DinB family protein, producing MNKLINDILWNQFGASIDMLINVVSNCDDNYFQTHKRFYYITYHSIIFLDYYLSIPPSEFSPMLPFTQKELDDRPAEAIDDLIPDKIYTKQELLNYLDHNRQKCNQLIYSLNEGSLHDRFKEGDQPGDMDYPVLEIILYNLRHTQHHTAQLNILLRQDLDKHMEWSFRAGDLKTNYKD